One segment of Rhodospirillales bacterium DNA contains the following:
- a CDS encoding ABC transporter ATP-binding protein — MAEPVLRLSRVSHSYWQGRAEVPVLAGVDLVLEAGETVALVGPSGAGKSTLLHIAGLLETPSVGEVALAGQVVRAGRDGTRTRLRRTHLGFVYQNHHLMPEFSALENIMVPLRLAGHDPRAAQGRATELLDRVGLAARGSHRPAALSGGEQQRVAIARAIANRPKLLLADEPTGNLDTGTAADVTDMLVELVRATGLAALLATHNPEVARRMHRGVRLESGHLHPWTPQRPLVSPAAGVPDPVEGQQ; from the coding sequence ATGGCTGAGCCGGTGCTGAGGCTCAGTCGGGTGTCGCATTCGTATTGGCAGGGGCGCGCTGAGGTTCCGGTGCTCGCCGGCGTGGACCTTGTTCTGGAAGCCGGGGAAACCGTGGCGCTGGTGGGCCCGAGCGGCGCCGGCAAGTCGACGCTCCTTCACATCGCCGGGCTGTTGGAGACCCCGAGCGTTGGCGAAGTGGCGCTCGCGGGACAGGTGGTGCGAGCCGGGCGCGACGGCACGCGGACGCGCCTGCGCCGGACCCACCTCGGCTTCGTGTACCAGAACCATCACCTGATGCCCGAATTCTCGGCGCTCGAGAACATCATGGTGCCGCTGCGGCTGGCCGGGCACGACCCGCGGGCGGCGCAGGGCCGTGCCACCGAACTGCTCGATCGCGTGGGGCTCGCCGCGCGCGGTTCCCACCGGCCGGCAGCACTGTCCGGCGGCGAACAGCAACGGGTAGCCATTGCCCGTGCGATCGCCAACCGGCCGAAGCTCCTGCTCGCCGACGAGCCGACCGGCAACCTCGATACCGGGACCGCGGCGGACGTCACCGACATGCTGGTCGAGCTTGTTCGGGCCACCGGCTTGGCGGCCTTGCTGGCGACCCACAATCCCGAAGTGGCGCGCCGGATGCACCGCGGCGTACGCCTGGAATCGGGTCACCTGCATCCATGGACGCCCCAGCGGCCGTTGGTCTCGCCGGCCGCGGGCGTGCCGGACCCGGTCGAGGGACAGCAATGA